From a single Crassostrea angulata isolate pt1a10 unplaced genomic scaffold, ASM2561291v2 HiC_scaffold_58, whole genome shotgun sequence genomic region:
- the LOC128168849 gene encoding ATP-dependent DNA helicase RecQ-like isoform X2, which translates to MKMLVSLSSSIYQSKMASYEKVVQLFKVELKDKQKEILDSILGKRHTLAVLPTGYGKSLPYQMFVPAMRERLGEREETPKVVVCCPLVALMEDQVNRLNGVAGLRVEYKGNSAEGDERIKAGDVDIIFASPEALVGDPQWRSYIQKLNVGLLVIDEFHTIATW; encoded by the exons ATGAAAATGCTTGTTTCTTTATCCAGTTCGATATATCAATCCAAAATGGCGTCGTACGAGAAAGTGGTTCAGTTGTTTAAAGTAGAATTAAAAGATAAGCAGAAAGAGATACTAGACTCGATTCTTGGTAAGCGACATACGTTAGCTGTCCTTCCTACTGGATATGGGAAGTCTCTTCCCTACCAGATGTTCGTTCCTGCGATGAGAGAGCGACTTGGTGAACGCGAGGAGACGCCGAAGGTGGTCGTTTGCTGTCCTCTTGTGGCTTTGATGGAGGATCAAGTCAACCGTCTGAACGGTGTTGCAGGCCTCAGAGTAGAgtacaaag GTAATTCCGCAGAGGGAGATGAGAGAATAAAAGCAGGGGACGTTGACATCATTTTTGCCTCGCCTGAAGCGCTTGTTGGAGATCCCCAGTGGCGTTCTTATATACAGAAGCTGAATGTTGGCCTCCTGGTTATAGATGAATTTCATACCATTGCTACGTGGTAA